GGGTCAAAGTGACATTCATAGATGGCTGGCCATTCAACTAGTGAAGTCACCTCGTCCAACAGGCTATCCGGCATTAAGACTAGATCATCACCTGCTGCTTTAAGTAAAGCCGTTTTAATTTGCTCGCGACGCTTAGTAAAGCTAGGAATCACCTTTGCTTTACTTTGAAGCTCATTCTCATATTCATCTGCATCGCTAATCGTAAATACGCCAGGCGCTAAGAAGCGATGCCCCTCGGTCTGATTGCCAGCATCAATGCCAAGACCATGAATATTGAGGGTTTTATTGTCATGCAGCGCAATAATGCGATGTGCTGGGCGTGCAAACTGAACATCACTGAGTTCGCCGTTTTTCTGTTGCACTTGGTAGTGCATCATTTTGGCAATCGGTAGTTTATTGAGTGTTTGTTCTAATGCGGCTTGCGCAGTTTTTTCAAGCGATGCGCCTTTAGCGATCACATTGAGATAGAGCGCTTCATTCTTACCCTCACCTGACTTTTCTAAGCTAGATAAGTCAATATCAGAAAAACCAAGAGCAGCTAATTTTTTTAATAATGGAGCTGTTGCTTTGCCATCTGCATCAAATGCAATGCTCGTTGGCAAGAGCTTTTCTCTTACTGGGTAATCTTGAGCCTGACCTAATACACTGGTCACATGAACAGCCAAGCGGCGTGGAGTAGCAAATCCGGTTGCAACTGAAGACTCAGTAGTGAGATTGGCTGCCTTGAGGGCCGCAAAAATACCTTCACTAAACGCATCACCTAAACGGCGTAGTGACTTTGGTGGCAATTCTTCGGTAAAGACTTCAATCAACAGGCTTGCTGATGGAGTGTTTGAATTAGATAGGCTCATAAGAAAACAATAATTTCAATCGGTCAGGCTCTTAAGCCTTGGTTTGGCGTTGACACATTGGAAAGCCGAGTTTTTCTCGGGAGTCAAAGTAAGCTTGTGCAACTGCGCGCGATAGATTGCGAATACGACCAATATAAGCGGCACGCTCGGTCACGGATATAGCGCCACGAGCATCTAATAAATTAAAAGTGTGCGCCGCCTTCAGAACCATTTCATAAGCAGGTAACGCCAGCGGCACTTCCATTAAGCGTTTTGCTTCACTTTCGTAGTTTCCAAAATTCGCAAATAAGAGATCTGTATTTGAGTGTTCGAAGTTGTAGCAAGATTGTTCAACTTCGTTTTGGTGATAAACATCGCCATAGGAGATTCCGTCAGCCCAAACGAGATCGTAAACATTCGAGCAATTTTGGATATACATTGCTAAGCGTTCGATACCGTAAGTGATTTCGCCTAATACTGGTTTGCAGTCAAGGCCACCTACTTGTTGGAAGTAAGTGAACTGGGTAACTTCCATGCCGTTTAGCCATACCTCCCAGCCCAAGCCCCAAGCACCAAGTGTTGGGTTTTCCCAATCGTCCTCAACAAAACGAATGTCATTTTGTTTGAGATCTAAACCGAGCGCCGCCAATGAGCCTAAATACAACTCCAGAATATTTTCAGGGGCTGGTTTTAAAACAACCTGATACTGATAGTAGTGTTGCAAGCGATTTGGGTTTTCACCGTAACGCCCATCTTTAGGTCGACGCGATGGTTGCACATAAGCGGCTTTCCAAGGCTCCGGTCCAATTGCCCTTAAGAAGGTTGCAGTATGGGAAGTCCCTGCGCCAACCTCTAAGTCAATGGGTTGCAATAGGGCACAACCTTGTTGGTCCCAATAATCTTGAAGTTTGAGAATGATTTGCTGAAAAGTAAGCATGATTAACCTGGCTAAGCCATTGATTTTACATGGCTAGCGCACTATAGAGTTAAAAATGCTTAAAAACGACGATGACGAATAAAGCCCCAAATTAGCAATGCTGCGGAAAGACTTAGGATCGGTAGGTTCCCCCATCTCACATAGGGAGTTTGACCGCTGTAAGGCTGGATTTTGGTGATGAGTGTTGCTTGGGTAAATTCTGGAAGGGTTTGAAGTAATTTGCCATCTGGGCCTAGGGCAGCAGTGATGCCGGTATTGGTTGCTCTTAGGGCCGGTAGGCCTGTTTCCAAAGATCTTAATTGTGAGAGGCGTAATTGCTGAGTGGGGGCTTGGGATTGACCAAACCAGGCTAAGTTGGTCATATTGATTAGCAAATGAACTGGCTCTTTATTGCGCTGTACGCGAGAAGCTAGCTCATCCCCAAAGACATCTTCGTAGCAAATGGTAATTGCCGCATTAACACTCGCTTGATTTTTGCGCTCAATGCTAAAGGGTTTTTGATCAAGACTGCCTCGCGCAAAGTCACTTAGAGGAACATTAAATGCTTTGATGAACCAATGAAAGCCTGGAGGGATGAATTCCCCAAATGGAACTAGGTGAACCTTGTCGTATTGATATGGCTCAGCATTAGGTGATAAGCCAATAGCGCGGTTGGTGTATTG
This DNA window, taken from Polynucleobacter sp. MWH-UH25E, encodes the following:
- the glyQ gene encoding glycine--tRNA ligase subunit alpha, translated to MLTFQQIILKLQDYWDQQGCALLQPIDLEVGAGTSHTATFLRAIGPEPWKAAYVQPSRRPKDGRYGENPNRLQHYYQYQVVLKPAPENILELYLGSLAALGLDLKQNDIRFVEDDWENPTLGAWGLGWEVWLNGMEVTQFTYFQQVGGLDCKPVLGEITYGIERLAMYIQNCSNVYDLVWADGISYGDVYHQNEVEQSCYNFEHSNTDLLFANFGNYESEAKRLMEVPLALPAYEMVLKAAHTFNLLDARGAISVTERAAYIGRIRNLSRAVAQAYFDSREKLGFPMCQRQTKA